A window of Castanea sativa cultivar Marrone di Chiusa Pesio chromosome 8, ASM4071231v1 genomic DNA:
taaaaaacttgaaatttaatagttaattgatgacatagctatttgATCATCTTAAAAATTTGCAAGCATAGAAGATATTAGAAggaaatgtaatctaatggtggatttatcaaaatttatatttgaggaaaaaaatattgagtggtgtaacattgcttaaagttacaccagttataatttgaacctaaccatatatatatataattatggtTGGAATGGTTAATAatatttgacacaaaatttggcaTAAGTGTTTTGTGTGTAATCCatcagttggattttcaaaatatactaATATACTAAAAAGTTGTTACAAGATTTAAGTGTAACATCAAAGAAGAATTACACCATGTGGAAAATGTGTAAAACTTCCCCcatttttgtcacaaattggaggaaaattttccttaGTGTATTTATTGAATCGTGTTCTTTGAAATTGcaacatttgttttttgttttttaattttaaattgttaataTCTTGGTAAAAAATGATACCATATTGTAGTTgacctttatttttctttgatacATGAAATAATTAAGTTGGACTTTGTGTTTCGTGTGCTTATGGTTGCTCTTAATCTTAGCATCAGAGTTATTAATGTCAAGAAAGTTTCAAAAGATGGAGAGATTAAATCAAATCTTGAACATTTAGTGTTTTGTTTCTAAAGCTCTCTTAGTTCACTCGCAAAATGCATACAcgtgaaaataataatttacaatTTCAACTGCTAAAAAGGCATAAGAATGACACTGTTAATTTGTTGATAGCTTATTTTGTTTAACTGATCCTTTGTGATGGTGTAGAAAACAATTGCATCACCTGGTCGTGGGATCCTTGCAATTGATGAATCCAATGCAACGTGTGGAAAAAGGCTATCGTCGATTGGATTGGATAATACTGAGACCAACCGACAGGCGTACAGGCAACTTTTGTTGACCACTCCTGGCCTGGGAGAATACATTTCTGGTGCCATTCTTTTTGAGGAAACACTGTACCAGTCGACCACAGATGGGAAGAAATTTGTGGACTGCTTGCGTGATGCGAAAATTGTTCCTGGAATCAAAGTTGACAAGGTGTAATTTTAATAGAATGTACAAATTTTTTCTATTGGTGCTTTATGTGATTTTGTGCATAGTCAGCTATGTGTTCCCCTGGTTCtcaattttcaacttttttgggATTCAGGGCTTGGTTCCCCTACCAGGATCAAACAATGAGTCTTGGTGCCAAGGTTTAGATGGATTGGCTTCAAGATCTGCTGAATACTACAAGCAAGGTGCTCGTTTTGCTAAGTGGTAAGTCATTTAGTATTCTTTATGATCTTGTGCTGTATGTGGTGTACATAAAACTTGCTATTTGTGTTCAATGCGACAAATGCTTATTGTCTCAATATCTTGTTGAAATATCCAGGAGAACAGTAGTTAGCATTCCTTGTGGCCCTTCTGCTCTAGCTGTTAAGGAAGCTGCATGGGGACTTGCACGTTATGCTGCTATTTCTCAGGTATGCCTTCAATTTGAAAGAACTATATAATTTGGATTCAGAAAAACCTTTTAGCAGAGTTAGGAATACAGGATTTGCTGGCACATGGTGGGTTTGGCAGTGTCAATGTATCAAATACAAGTGGATCAGATTTTCATCTATATGTTTATCTCTCTTTGTAATGCATAACTTGAGTTAGCAACCAATTCAAGATGGATGTacatatgtatgtgtgtgtgtgcgcgcacgCTTTAGATGTGACATTCAACCAAAGAGGATTCATTTTCTTCCATGTGTCATCATTCTGATTTCGTGTGCAGGACAATGGTCTTGTGCCAATTGTGGAACCTGAGATTCTTCTTGATGGGGACCACCCAATTGACAGGACACTTGAAGTGGCAGAAAAGGTCTGGTCAGAAGTCTTCTTTTACTTGGCTGAAAACAATGTTTTGTTCGAGGGAATCCTACTTAAGCCCAGCATGGTGACCCCGGGGGCTGAACACAAGGAGAAGGCTTCTCCAGAGACCATTGCCAAATATACACTCACAATGCTCAAAAGGAGAGTTCCTCCAGCAGTTCCAGGAATCATGGTAAGAATGCCTTTACTGTTTCTGACGATTTCAAAGTGAAATATCTTCCCTCTTTCCATAATAGTGAGTTAAGACTCTAAATCAGTTGAGATTTATAGCCAAATATCTCGTTTTTGTCCCAACTAAGTGCATGCTCAGCCacaaaaagtgtgtaaaatatTCTTGAATATGCCTCTCAAGTAgtaatttactaattttcaTGGTTGAGATGGGTTTAAAAATGCGAGCTCAAAGCTTTCAGTGCTAGATGgttgttttcttctttaattaagatgataaattattttttctgcctCATTGATGTTGTATGTGGTTATTGATTTCCATTTGCAGATATACATGCTTGTGATTTCCTTGTCCAACTTATTGATTTGTGATTAAGATTTAAAAAGTAACTGATCCTTGTTCTGTTCACTTCTCAGTTTTTGTCAGGAGGACAATCTGAGGCGGAAGCAACCTTGAACCTGAATGCAATGAACCAAAGCCCCAACCCATGGCATGTTTCCTTCTCATATGCTCGTGCACTGCAAAACTCTGTGCTTAAGTCATGGCAAGGACGTCCTGAGAACATTGAAGCCGCGCAGAAATCACTTTTGGTGCGTGCAAAGGCAAACTCCCTGGCTCAGCTGGGAAAATATTCTGCTGAGGGTGAGAACGAGGAAGCCAAGAAAGGAATGTTTGTCAAGGGCTACACCTACTAAGCCTGAGTCTAAGGCAACTCATGCCTCTTGGCCGTTGAATGTGTACTTtctgttttggttttttgttatCTTAGCTGTGTATGCTGATGAGACTGTCACTATTAGATGAGCAATTTCGTTTCTTTCTCCCCCTTCTCATTCAAGACTAGATAGGCTAATAATACCTGTGAGAAAGGGAATGTTTTTTGAATTGTAACGTAGCGAGTTGTGATTAGTGAAAGCAAGAATATATGAGTTTGTATCCTTATAAAGTCATGGTCCTTGAAATTTTATGTACGTTGAGACTGTTTCTTGTTGATCCTGTCTTGTCTTAAAATCATGTTtgttttactctctctctctaacacacacacacacactcctGTCTGTCTTGCCTTTATCTCACAATTGCTGAGTTTGGGCAAAAGTTCCCTCGTAATGAATTAACCTTGTGCTGTATAATGCCCTTTCTAATGCTGATGCTTGCAATGGTAATGAACCATATGAAATTATGGATCATATATGCCTCGAGTCTCACCATCAACATGTATACAGACAGATATTGGTCGGACACAAAAATATTTGGTACTTTGTTGAAGCGGTTAGAACTTCGAACTTCGAACTCAGTAGTCTAAAATATCTAGTGCATTTTATTTTCCTTGGCAGAACGAAGGAACCACAAttggccttttctttttcccaaccaaaaaaaaaaaaacacaattggccttttctttttctttttagttttcgttttcttttggaaaaggaaatttaaaatttaaaaagaaattaaattaactaaGATTTAAGACACCATAGTCTAGGTAGCTAACACCTCAAGCATATGCCAGTAGACTTCAGTAAAAGTGGGATGGTCTGCGTAATGGTTTCTTACTACTTCGTGTTAGTGTTGTATGGGCCACCTCAAGACACCGCACGAGTGAAATATGTCAAAAAGGTTTTcacaagttattattagttattaacTTACTATTTGAGCCTAAGTTATTATTTAAACTCATTTATTAACCTAACTTTTTTAACTACTACAAACAATCTTCCACATCAGTTGagtgtgaaattttttattttttgcttttttgttctATGTACTTTTCTCAAAGGTTTATGGAATGGTGTGAGGATTTCTACTACTCATTTGACATATAATTAGGTTCAACTGATCTTAAGACCCTAGAGTTTAGCTACCATTGTGATCGAGTGcccaaatttttttgagaagcctCTAAATCATAAGTCTCTAATACAATACATGGAAGATGTTCACATGGAATGGTGATGTGGCTGGTCAAGGTATTTAGGTTTGGATTTAGGCTTCAAGAAAGGATCTTTTATGAGTTCTTGCAAGGTTCTTAAAGTGCAAGACTCAAGGGAGATGAAGGCTGAGGTATGGCAAATGTTAGGCTCTGATATCAAGACAGTGCAAACTATTTTAAGGCTATGCTAGATTTTAGAAAGAGATTAGGTCGTTAGATCTAAGTTGTGTCAAAGGGAATGAAAGAGAGTCAAGTCTTTAAGAATCTTAGAACAAAGCTCTCAAGACTTATTTAAAAGCTTATCTAGAATTGTTGTACATTTACAATAACGATACTATTTATAGATACATAGTCTTCATTTAGTCTCTAGAATCTCCAACTAACTCGGCCAACAAGCGATAAATCAGATTACAACTATCTCTTAACTAAATTGACTCCTATCTTATCCAATACAGCTAGTTACAAAAAGACTAACGGTTAAAATTACAAGTGGTAAGCTAAGCTAAAagtaattttaagtaaaattcaaacacgATTTCAGCTGACACAGTATCATACAGAGTGTAACTGTCGTCGCTacggagaaaagaaaaaaaagagaatagtAGTGGGGCCATTaaaaatgctgatgtggaatCAAATTCGAAAACTTCACACGCCACCTAGTGTGTgcaaacacaaaagaaagagagaagccaataacacaaacacaaacacaaacacactgtGACCAGATCCTCCAGCTTTTCTATCTCTCAGACTCTTCAGTACTGTTTTCGTCATATCCAATTCCACCAccattctctctctttaaacAAAACAGAAACCCCATAAGAAACGCAACCACCTAACTGAATCACCAACAAACAATTCCAAAGAAACTACTACTTCAAAAAACGACGCCGTTTCTCCTCAGTTCTCAACCCAACCAACCTTGcatgctctctttctctccttctctctctcatcatcatcatcatcttcttcttcttctccacaATTCTCTTCCActccaaaaccctaaaaccctcaCAATGAAGGATCGACCTCGCTCTTCCTACGGCGCCGTTTACGTTCCTCCGCACCACCGCTTACGCTCCGTCATTACTACTCCCAACTACACTTCCTCCGCCGCCGCCGAAACCGCCGGTTCCGGTGCCGGAGCCGGAGATATCGTCGACTCCAAGCTCCGCGAGCCTCCACAAACCGCTGTGATAAGCCCTAGACAAACTCGTAGTCCTTCCTCGCAACAGGAACAGCTCCACAACAGGACTTCGCACTTCAATTCGCCGCGGCCACCGCCGACCTGCGACGATTCCGTCTCCGAAGAAGGCTCCGATCGCGAGCTCGATTCCTTTCCTCTACCGGTAAGACTCTCTATATATCAATattttagttgaattttttggttttggtttattGACTACGGTATTCACTATTTGAATTTTGTGACTAGCGGTTTAAAATTCTGGTGCGTGTGTGATCATTTGTGGAAATAATTTACTTGCATAAGATAATGTAGAAGTTTAGTGGTTGCTGCTAAGTCGAACCTGAGTTCAAAATTCTGGTGTGTGTTGGCCATTTAAGATGAACCGCGGGCAGTTGTTGAAGATTTACATTTAGGTTAACATGAATGATGTGCTAATTATGAAAGATTTACTTATGGATAGTCCTGGCGACTTAATAGGATTGATGAGGTCAAGTTTGGTTGAGTTCGGACCAAGGATGGAGCTAGCGCGATTGAATGtagctttttgctgaaagttGGTTGACGAGTAGTTGTACCTAGGCTTTAAAGAGTTGTACATAAGCAAAGCAGATGTTAGTCAGCTTCTTTACAAACGGTaccaaaatgaagttttttagATTTACCCTAGCTTCAAATGCATTAGGACATATAATCTAGGAAGAGACATGAATATAAGCAAGATATTTTGCAAATCCGTAAATTTTAGAAGAGTAGGACACGGTCACGGCAAAAGGATGTTTTGTTTCGTGGATTCTTCTAAATTcgatatataataaatgaatatctacttttgaaaaatgaatagcAAGTCAGAATGAAGAAACTCTTAGAAAGTTTTGAAATGAAATGTGGTTCTTTAGtacttttaaagtttaaaggCGGTGGTCATGTTTCTGAAGCTGTTTACTttctttaggaaaaaaaagaaaaatgaaaggtaACTAGCAATTTATTGGAAATGGAACAGATGGTTAAGATAGATACAGAACTCTGTATTAGGAGGTTGTTTGAGGGTAAAATTGTGCAATCAAGAATGGAGCCAGATTTCGTGGCTCTTGCATATGCTCAAAGACTTCATTGAAGAGGTTAACATTTATCAAATGCTATGCAACAGAATTTGGGTGGAAATCTAGGATTTGGCTTGGAATCTCAAAGTATGACATTTCAAATGGCacattttatattatatgaagttttgtgacttttcacatctACTGGGATTCATATTTTACAAATGCAATACAAGTGCTGCAAATGATTAATTTTAAGCTGTAAATAAATACAGGTGTGTGTACGCCTacccggggggggggggggggggtttgatATGCCTCCACATTATCTGGGCATAATATTCTCTTCCAGTTCCTAGAAACGATAATCTGAAAATTTTAATGTGTgcttatttataaaataaaagaatagaatTCTTTCCATGTTGAAATCCTATAAGTTGAagttgcctctctctctctctctccccctcctGTCACCTTTGTTAAATCATTTTATGCAGTGCTTGAGAAGTGGATTGTTACCATGGTATGGTACACCAGTGAACAAAGGTATGCTTAATTGGTGTAATCCATGGAGTTGGCTTTGCATTTGCCTTAAAGAGAATGAGGAGGAAGTCCATGGATATGAAATTACCAAATTATGCAgctatttattcttaaagaacTGAGAGAACTAGGGCAGATATGTCCAGCTATTCACATTGCTGATGGCCTCAAAAGGTGGGTATGCTAGTGGAAAGTGATTGTGGTAGAAAGGGGAGAGGGATATTGTTGATTGTTACTTGAGTGGCTCCCTCATCacttatattataaatatgacCTTTGACCTATGTTAATGAAATGTAATCTAGACCTCAATCTGTTTTAACCCTTGtcttgtttgtgtttgatttgctggtggtttatttttgttaactacataaatgtttgtgtatatttatgtatgtgtgtatgaaATTTTCACCATGTTTTTCAGGGTGCTTCCCCCTTTGATAACATTGATGAGTGGACACGGAAGTTTACAATGCTTTTACGTGACAAGGAGAAGCAAGAATTTGTCTCAAGGGAGAAAAAGGATAGACGTGACTTTGAGCAAATATCAGATTTGGCAAGCAGAATGGGGCTGTACAGGTATTTTCTGCTTCATCAAAGTAGATGCTTTAATTAGCAAAATACTGTTAGTCATCATAAAGTAACTTTTAtgaatcaaaattatatttggcaGCCATCTGTATGCAAAAGTTGTTGTCTTTAGCAAGGTCCCGCTGCCTAACTACAGATTCGATCTGGATGACAAACGTCCACAGAGGGAGGTACTTTCTCATTAGTTCTGTTTCAcaaaatgttttcatttttatttttcacccTCTTTTTGGCAACCAAAAAATACCTACTCTCTGTGTTTACCTTCAAACTTGGCaataaatatgttttaattATGGCCCAAACTCTTAGCCTTTTTTTGAGAGAGGCAAGaggagaagggggggggggggatcttATGATGTTTTATATCTTCAAAGTTTTTTGTAGGTTTTTATATACCTCCTCCAGCATGTAATGTTTGCCCAAATTTGCAACTTTTATTGTCTTATAATGTTTTTCCAAGttcaaaaatcaaacacaaagttttatttttttacagtcCCATAGTACCCTTTGCTCGTTCTTTTCCACTACagatcttcatttttttaaaagtaaaatttggaaagttttttgtaaaaaaattgagatgATTGAGCATTTTCTATCTTCTCTTAGAATGTGGCATTTGGCAACTTGGATGGACATTATGGGATGTGAGGGCGTAAATGTTTCATAGGAATCTAATCTAAGCTTTTAATATATGACAGGTGGCTTTGCCTCTTGGGTTGCTAAGAAGAGTTGAttcctattttggagaataCCTCTCTCAAAAGTCTAAGACTAGGGAAAGCTATCCAGATATATCATTTTCGAGATCAAACAGTAGCTGTAGTATTGCCACTGATGAAGGGCTTTTCGAACAGCCTGAGCCACTAGGAGCCAGTAAGTCTGTAATGGAGAAAATTCATCAACGGCGAAGTTTGCAACTCCGTGATCAGCAACGAGTTTGGCAGGTTCTTCTTAACCTGAGAAGTTATATCAATGCTTCTTTCTAATGTTATGTTGATAAAACTCTTTTTAAAGTTCTATTTCAGAACTCAGAAGCACGGATGGCTTTCCCATGTATGACAGGGTACTTTGCacaaaatattacttaaaattgtATTGCATAACCACCTCTATTATaaagtttgtttctttttcttagtGTCCGTTAGCTAAGTTCTCTGCAGTTTTATGTATTACTTTATAAAACAAACAGAAAGCCGGAAAAAAGTTGTTCTTATCAAGGAAAAAGAGTGTGAAGAAGTTTCCACAATCTTATTGGTGTcctctagttaaaaaaaaaaaaaattgtcagtaAAATTCATCAAAATGGGCACCACGCCACCCATGTACACAGGAAGTGTACAATAGATGCACCTGAATTAAATGTTAAAGTACAATGATCAAGTAAGTCAGGCAAAGCagtaaaagaaaacatgtcaaataacaaatcaaAGATAAATTActtaaacaagtcacatgactcattaaatAGGTTATGTGACTAAAAAGTATATGTGGATGGTCATTTGAGTCTCCACGTAGTGGGTTGGAGAAATTTTCCACCAAACTGGTCTAGAGGTCCCAAAAATTTGGACTAAGGCTCTGTTGTTGTAAAATAACGTAATAAGTCATATGATTTAATATATGTGGATGGTTTTCATAATCGCCACAGGGTTGGAGGATATTCCAAGTAGAACTAAGTCCTTCAAGTTACAATGTACAAGCCAAACAAATTGTTTCTTATATAAATGGAATCAATGGATACcctctcaaagaaaaaaaaatgaaattataaaataaatgggTGTTTGGATATAGGCAAGTCCAAAGGACTacgttatatataaaaaaaggtgTCAACAAATGACCAAAACATAAGAAAcaaattacttataaaaaaaaacataagaaacaaattcaaattttaggtTCAGGTTTAATTGAATTTGAAGCAGAGCAGTAGGAAAAAAAGGATTcagaaagggaagaaaaaagGAGGAATTAAAATGTTGTCCTAGAAGTTTGGGATGGATGTGaacaaaagaatgaaataaaagaagttGTTGGACTCTAATTGGATTGGTTATGAATGTGGAACTCTGGAGCTTGTGCATTATTGGCTGGTAAAGTTCCTGTAGTATACAGCTGAAATAAGAAAGAAGACTTTCCTCAAAGTACGATGTAGTTGACAAAGCACTCTGTactgcttttttttatttgttaacaTGCTTGGTGTTCACTTTCACCCATGAGTTTTATTGATTTGTGTTTACCTTGTTGGATGGCTCCATTGGCTTGTGGCTAGGGCATGTCAAGGTGTTTGAGGTCTTAGGATGCAAATTTGTTTGTGAGACCCGTGCCTAAGAAGACTTAATACTTATCTGATATTGCACTGCTCGCCTGGACCTGCACCAAAAAGATTCctttcaaaatgttttttttgttgttgctaccCTTAGTTAATTTTTCTGGTTGAATTCCAACATATCACATATGTGCTGGGcatgatttaaattttaaagtatatttTTGCAATCAGGTTGAGCATTAACTTATTCATAAATGATAATCAGGATGCacagaaaaaaaagagtgtaaAAAAGAATTCTAAATGCTAGATATAAAAACTCAACCCTATTGTTAGGGTCTATTGACATCCTGCTGAGAGGTTTGATTTACAAGCTATTTTAGAAGtatttaaatcatatataaatgtttgatataatatttaaaaaataattatacaataggaagatttatttagttaaataactataattaataacaaattatttaaacttttcaatcgatttttgtatttttttctggTCCTTTGTGTGGATACCTCATCATTGTGAACTTAAAAGTTTTTTCTCTATCGATTAGATTGTATtacttacctatcaaaaaaaaaactaattgggTTGATTACTGGTCTGTCGCTTGAGGACTTTATTGGACGCAGTGTGGTTTTATCAAGTGGGTTTCAGGAATACTAATTGTTACTAGGTCCATACATTCCCAAGACTAACCTAAATGCATTTTTTTGGAGTTGGGTTAGAAATTAGGCAGACTTTTTCTTTGTCATTTAGGTACTCATGATGTCTAGGTGATGTTAAGGCAATTTGTTGCCCTTAAGAATGGTTGTTACGTGAGGCTTTACAGATAGATTGAGGTCGTTGGAAAATATGTAGATAATCTGTCTTTGTGTGCAGATTTTGTTTAACATAtctttttcagattttaaatCATGCTATTGCTTTCAATGTCAAAAATATGGTGGAATGAACCATTGtgatatatatttctttttctttttctataggAATCTCCTGAAGGTAGAAAAATGCTGGAGTTTCGTAGGAGTCTCCCTGCTTATAAAGAGAAGGATACATTACTGACAGCTGTTTCACGAAATCAGGTGTGTCAAACTTTAGTTTTTTAATGACTAATTGCATGAAGCTCTTCAATATGAAGCTCCTGGTACAGGACGATCATAATGACATGCAATATATCAGTTAtcaatttgattttctcttgaTTTGCTTTTTAGTAAAAGGCTTTTTGGCCTGCATGGTATTAAATTCTTacatttttttgctgaattaaaaaaaaaaaatggtaagaaTTCTTACCATAGCCACCCTTGAAGTCTCTCTTCATTTCATGTCATCAACAGGTCCAAATGCTTGTAACTAGATGCTCTAACCTATAGTTAGTGCTGAACTGTGGAGATTAATAAATTGATACTGATTAAATATTTTGCCATTTACAATGACTAATGAtggtaactttttatttattttgataagtaatgatGGTCaccttttatttgattttcacgaATTCCTGTAAACCATTTCATGAAGATACCCACCTATGGCGTCGTGTTATCTCCTCAAAATATGGCgagggtcaaggggggtggAGGACTATTGTTTGCAGGAGGTCCCATGGGTGCggcctttggagaagcattaacgAAGGTTGGGAGAGCTTTTCTAAGCATCTGTCTTTTGTAGTGGGGG
This region includes:
- the LOC142606624 gene encoding fructose-bisphosphate aldolase 3, chloroplastic, which produces MACAKLNAASSQWIGQQSFTQRQGSSSSSSTRFATRRVSFPIRAKAYNEELVQTAKTIASPGRGILAIDESNATCGKRLSSIGLDNTETNRQAYRQLLLTTPGLGEYISGAILFEETLYQSTTDGKKFVDCLRDAKIVPGIKVDKGLVPLPGSNNESWCQGLDGLASRSAEYYKQGARFAKWRTVVSIPCGPSALAVKEAAWGLARYAAISQDNGLVPIVEPEILLDGDHPIDRTLEVAEKVWSEVFFYLAENNVLFEGILLKPSMVTPGAEHKEKASPETIAKYTLTMLKRRVPPAVPGIMFLSGGQSEAEATLNLNAMNQSPNPWHVSFSYARALQNSVLKSWQGRPENIEAAQKSLLVRAKANSLAQLGKYSAEGENEEAKKGMFVKGYTY